CCCCGAGCGAGACGACCCGCCGATCGGGGAGGTCGAAGACGTGAAACTGACGCTGTATCCGATCGACGAGCAGGAAGCGGAGGACGGCGACTACGTCGACGTGACCGTCGGTGAAGCGATCGAGGACGGAACGATCGAATCCGCCTGGGTCGGCTACTACCTCGGCGTCGCGAAGCGGTGGTTCCGGCGGATCGGCGTCGACCTCGACCGGCTCCGGTTCAGGCAACATCTCCCCGGCGAACGCGCCCACTACGCGGCCGACTGCTGGGACGCCGAGGCCGAACTCGGCGGCAACTGGATCGAGATCGCCGGCTTCTCCACCCGGTCCGACTACGACCTCCGGAAACACGAGGATCACTCCGGGGAAGCGTTCACCGTCTTCAGACAGTACGACGAACCGAAGACCGTCGAACGACCGACAGTCGATCCGGACATGAGCGTGCTCGGTCCCGAATTCGGCGGCGACGCCGGCGCTGTCGCGGCGGCCCTCGAGACGCTGGCCGAGCGGGATCCGGCGGCGTTCGAGGCCGAGGAAGTCACCGTGGAGATCGACGGCGAGGAGTACACCGTCGACACCGACGTCGCGAACTTCGAGGTCGAAACGGTGACCGAAGCGGGCGAACACGTGCGGCCCCACGTCATCGAGCCCTCCTTCGGCGTCGGGCGAATCGTCTACACCGTCCTGGAGCACGCCTACCGCGAGGACGAGGTCGACGGCGAGTCGCGGACGTATCTGGCGCTCGAACCCGGGCTTGCCCCCACGGACGTCGCGGTCTTTCCCCTGGTGTCGAACGACGATCGGCTGACGTCGCTGGCGACGGAGCTCTCGGCGGACCTCAGGGCCGAGGGGCTGTCGGTGACGACCGACGACTCCGGCTCGATCGGCCGACGATACCGCCGACAGGACGAGATCGGGACGCCGTTTTGCGTGACCGTCGACCGCGACGGGATCGAAGGCGACGGGAGGGACACGGTTACCCTCCGGGAGCGCGACACCGCTGCACAGATCCGGCTGCCGATCGACGCCCTCGACGAGGAGCTGTCGGCGTTGTCGGGCGGTGAGCGAAGGTTCGCCGACCTCGAGAACGCCTACGAGAGCGTCGAAACGGACGTCTCACGCGCCTGATCGGCCGTGAGTCTCGAACTCGGACGGCGTGCGGTTCACGCGACCGGCGCCGGGCTGCCGGCGCTGTGGCTGCTGGGCGCGCCCTGGTGGACGGTGCAGACGGTACTCGCAGTCGCGCTCGTCGTGGCGTTCGTTCTCGAGTACCTGCGGCTGGTCGTCGAGCTCGATCACTGGGTGTACCGGAAGCTTACCCGTCCCTACGAGGACGACAGCGTCGCCGGCTACGCGCTGTACATGGTGAGCATGGCCGCAGTCGGGTTCATCTTTGCCCCGACGATCGCCGCCCCCGGAATGCTCATGCTCGCGCTGGGAGACCCGGTCTCCGGGATGCTGGGCTCCGGCGAGGTCGGCGGCTGGAAGGATCCCGACGTGCTGGCGGCGACGTTCGGCTTCTGTTTCCTGCTCGCCGCGCCGTTTACGGTGTCGACTGCGGGCGTCGCCGTCGGCGCGCTCGCTGCGGCAGTCGGGGCGCTGGGCGCGACCGTGGCCGACGGCACGACGCCCGTCGTGGCGGGCTACGTGGTCGACGACAACCTGACGATTCCGCCGGCGGCATGTCTCGGAATCGTAGTGGTGTATTTCGCGACGGGGGTTCCCGTGGAATTTGCAGTGCCGTTTTGAGACGAACGGCCCGATCCTCCCCGTTTGACCACAATACGAATCAGGCGTCATAATCATTATCAGTCAATGATCCCGGTGACACAACGATCGGCGTTTAGTAGCTGGGGCCCGTTGATCGACCGTGAGCGACGCAGACACCCCCCTGTCACCCGACCGCCCCGAAGTCGACCGATCGTTCCGGGTCGACGCCCCCTTCGATCCCGCCGGCGATCAGCCCGACGCGATCGAGAAGCTGGTCGAGGGGTACCGAGCGGGTGCCGAAAAGCAGACCCTCCTCGGCGTCACCGGATCCGGGAAAACGAACACCGTCTCGTGGGTACTCGAAGAGCTCGAACGGCCGACGCTGGTGCTTGCACACAACAAGACGCTCGCTGCCCAGCTGTACGAGGAATTCAAGAACCTGTTTCCGGACAACGCAGTCGAGTACTTCGTCTCCTACTACACCTACTACCAGCCGGAGGCGTACGTCGAGCAGACCGACACCTACATCGACAAGGAGATGTCGATCAACGAGGAGATCGACCGCCTGCGCCACTCGGCGACACGGTCGCTTTTGACTCGTGATGACGTGATCGTCGTCGCGTCAGTGTCGGCCATCTACGGGCTGGGAGATCCGGCAAACTACCGCGAGATGGCCCTCGAGATCGAGGTCGGCGAAACCATCGGCCGAGAGGAGTTGCTCGCGGCGCTCGTGGACCGAAACTACGAGCGCAACGACGTCGACTTGAAGCAAGGTACTTTCCGGGTACGGGGCGACACCGTCGAGGTGTTCCCGATGTACGGCCGGTATCCGCTCCGGATCGAGCTGTGGGGCGAGGAGATCGACCGGATATCGAAGGTCGATCCGCTGGAGGGGACCGTCGAATCACGGGAGCCCGCGACGCTGATCCACCCTGCCGAGCACTACTCGATCCCCGAGGATCGCCTCGAGCGCGCCATCGAGGAGATCGAACAGTTGCGAGAACGCCGTGTCGACTATTTCGAACGGCAGGGAGACCTCGTGGCGGCCCAGCGCATCGACGAACGGACGACGTTCGATCTGGAGATGCTCAGGGAGACCGGGTACTGCTCGGGTATCGAGAACTACTCGGTCCACCTGTCGGATCGAGACTCCGGGGAACCGCCGTACACGCTGTTGGACTACTTCCCGGACGACTTCCTCACCGTGGTCGACGAGTCACACCAGACGCTGCCGCAGATTCGAGGTCAGTTCGAGGGCGACAAATCCCGCAAGGAGTCGCTCGTGGAGAACGGCTTCCGCCTGCCGACGGCCTTCGACAACCGGCCGCTCACGTTCGAAGAGTTCGAGGAAAAGACCGACAAGACGCTGTACGTTTCCGCGACGCCGGGCGAGTACGAACGCGAACACTCCGCTCAGGTGGTCGAGCAGATCGTCCGGCCGACGTACCTGGTGGATCCAGCGATCGAGATTCAAGACGCCACCGGACAGGTCGAGGACCTCATGGGGCGGATCGACGACCGGATCGACCGGGGAGAACGGACACTGGTGACGACGCTGACCAAGCGCATGGCCGAAGACCTCACGGAGTACCTGGAGGAGGCCGGCGTCGACGTGGCGTACATGCACGACGAAACCGATACGCTGGAGCGACACGAGATCGTCCGGGACCTCCGGCTGGGGAACATCGACGTGCTCGTCGGGATCAACCTGCTTCGGGAGGGACTGGACATCCCGGAGGTGTCGCTGGTGGCGATCCTCGACGCCGATCAGGAGGGGTTCCTCCGGTCGGAAACCACCCTCGTCCAGACGATGGGGCGGGCCGCACGAAACGTCAACGGCGAGGTGGTGCTGTACGCCGACGAGGTCACCGATTCGATGGAGTCAGCGATCGAAGAGACCCGGAGGCGCCGGGAGATCCAGCGGGAGTACAACGAGAAACACGGCCACGAGCCGACGACGATCGAGAAGCCGGTGGGCGAAACCAACCTGCCGGGCGCCGAGACCGACACCGGCGGGCTGGCGGGCGACGACGTCGGCGACGCCGAGGAGGCCACCCGACGGATCGAACTGCTCGAGGACCGGATGCAGGAGGCCGCGAGCAATCTCGAATTCGAACTCGCGGCGGACATCCGCGACCGGATCGCCGAACTCCGTCGGGAGTTCGACATCGGCGGCGAGGAGGACGGCGACCGTGGTGTTCCACCGGAAGTCGTTCCGTCCGGAGACGTTCCGACCGAGGACGCCGAGCCGGAGTGAGCCAGCGGTCGACGGAAAAGGATCGGCGTTCTCAGGACCGTTCGACGTCGGGAATGATATCCTCCTCGTCCGGACGCGCCTCGCCTTCGGCGGTTGGAACGTCCCCGCTTGTCCCACCGATCTCCAGGGACTCCAGCTCTTCGAGCGCGGCTTCGATGTCGTCGAGCCCGAGCATTTTCTCGGTTTCGGCGTCGAACTCGAGGGCGTCCAGCGCTTCCATCTCCTGGACGTCGGCGCCCGACAGCTGCTTGCCGTACCGGCCGACGAGGCTGGTCAGCTCCTGGGGCAACACGAACGTGGTGGACTCGCCTTGACCGATCGCTTCGAGGGTTTCCATACCGCGTTCGATGATGGCGCGTTCGCCCATCGCCTCCGCGGACCGGGCTCGAAGCACCGTCGAGATCGCGTCACCCTGGGCTTCCAGGATCTGGCTCTGCTTTTCACCCTGCGCCCGGATGATGTTGGACTGTTTGTCACCCTCGGCCTTCTCGACGGCGGAGCGGCGTTCACCCTGTGCCTCGAGGATCATCGCCCGGCGACGGCGCTCGGCGGAGGTCTGTTCTTCCATCGCCCGCTGGACCTCGCGGGTGGGGTTGACCTCGCGGACCTCGACGGATTCCACGCGGATCCCCCACTCGTCGGTCGGCTCGTCCAGCTCCGTCCGGATCTTCGCGTTGATCGTCTCCCGACGGGAGAGCGTGTCGTCCAGTTCCATGTCCCCGATGACCGCACGCAGCGTCGTCTGTGCGAGATTCGAGACGGCCTTCTTGTAGTCGTCGACCTCCAGGAACGCCTTCTTGGCGTCCATCACCTTGATGTACACCACCGCGTCCGCCGTCACCGGCGAGTTGTCCCGCGTGATCGCCTCCTGAGTGGGGACGTCCAGCGTCTGTGTCCGCATGTCGAACGGGTACGTCCGCGAAACGAACGGCGGAATCACATGAAGTCCGGGAGCGAGCACCTGGCGATACTCTCCGAAGATCGTGAGTGGCCGGCGTTCGTACGCCTCGACCACCTCGAAGGCGCTCATCAACGTGATCGCCGCGAACAGGACGAACAGGATTCCCACCCCGACGAGGAGGTCACCCAGGAGGACGGCGTAACCGAGCGCGAGGACGCCGAGGAACGCCACGGCACGCTTGAGGCTGTCAGGAGCGCCCGTTGCGCTCATCCGCCCCAGCTTGCGAAGGAAACTCATACCTGGATATCGGGTCGCGGGCTCTTGGGCGTTTCCCCGTCGAAACCGACGAGTCCCGGATTATCGTTCGTCCCGATCCGGCTGGTCGTCCTCGTCGGGGAGTTTGAGGACGTTCTCCCGACCGAGCCGGAAACTCTCGAGTTTGCCGTCCTCGCGAAGCGAACCGACCACCTGGCTCGTCCGGGCGTCGGTCCAGTCCATCTCCTGAACCACCTCCTGCTGTTTCATCCGCCCGCCGTGCTCCCGGAGGAGTTTCAACACTCGCTCTTCGGGGCTCAAAAGCTCCTCGCCCGGTGCCGTGGGTACCGCCCGGTCCGCGTCGTCTTCGTCCGCCTCTGATCCCGCGGCAACAGCGGCGTCGGACGCTCCGGCGCCGGCAGCCGCGTCGGACGCTCCGGCGCCGGCAGCCGCGTCGGACGCTCCGGCGCCGGCAGCCGCGTCGTCCCCCGGCTCGTCGATTCCGGTCGTGTCGACGGCTCCACCGCGGCGACGGAGATAGACGAACGTCACGGCGACGATCGCGATCGCGATCACCCCGGCGATGACAGCACTCGAGATCGGCGTCTCGCTGGGGTCGGTGGGATCGATCGGCTCCGACGGTGTCGCGGCGATCGTCACTCGCGGTTCGTCACTCGAGAAGTCGAACGGTCCGTCCCAGGTCGCGCTCGTCGGCGTCGACCTGGTCGGTTCGGGACTCACTTCCGTCGCCTCGTATCCGTCCGGCCAGGCGAGGACGAACCGGCTGTCGCCGTCGAGGAACAGCCCGGAGATCGCATCACCCGCCAGGATCGTGTCGTCCTCGACGGCAGCGAACCCGCCCCAGGTGAACGAATACACCACCACTCCGTACTCGCGAGCAAGCGTCTGTCTGTAGGTGTCGACCGCGACGTCCGAGACAGACATCTCCCGGCCGGTCGACTCCTCGGCGGTTGCGACGGTCGACTCCATTCGCTCGCCGAACCGGTCGACGTACGGCGTCTCGTTTTCCGCGATCTCCGTTTCTAGTTCCTCGAACGCCGTCTCGCTCTCCTCATCCGCCAGAAGGAATCGGTATTCGACGGTCCAGACCGCGTCCCCGTTCTCGTCGATGTCGGCCTCGAGGAGGATGTCGTCCGCGTCGGCGTCGTCGGTCTGGAAGAACGGATCGTCGAAGGCGGTCGTCCCTGGACCTGCGATTCCCGGACCGGCGAACGCGACCGTCAGCCCCACGACGGCGACGCTCACCACCAAAACGAACACCAGCGACCGGTTTCGCCAGTCCATGTATACCGGTGATTGTGCCCCCCGAGGAGAAAGTCGTTATCATCTGCGACAACTTCCTGCACGGTTCTCGCTGTTTATCGTCGTTTTCGGGAGAATTCACATTCGACACAGTCTTTTTGTCCCCGACGAAACGAGGGTTCATATGGATCTCCGCAGCGCAATCGAGGTCGAGACCCTCCTGAAGATCGTGCTGGGACTGGTCGTCGTCTGGCTCGTGCTCGAGGTGCTGGGCGCGGTCCTCCGGATCACCACGGCGTTCTTCCGGCTTTTGACGCCCGTGATCGGACTGGTTATCGTCATACTCATCGTGCTGTGGTTGCTCGACCGGATCTGAGTCATGGATCGTACCGCCGGATAGTTCGATGTTCAGCCTCAACGTCCCGTTGCCGTCCGCCGTCGATCGCCTGGCAGAGCGGCTACGGCCGGAGCTGGACCGGTTCGATCGGATCCGTGAACGACGTACCCTCGTCTGCAAGCGGCTCGGCGTCGACGTTCTCTCGGATCCACACCGTCCGCCCGAAAAGGACGCCGCGCTCTCGGAGCTCCGATCGGAACTCCGACCCCTGGTTCGCGGTACCGGACCGTTTCGGGTGGAGATAACGGGGATCGACGCGTTCCCAAAGCCGACCGCGGGCCCGGGGCCGGTCGTGTACCTCGCCGTCGAAAGCGAACCACTGATCCGGCTCCACTGGCGGCTCGTCCGGGCCTTCGGCGGGGTCGAGGGGATCGAGGGCGACGCATACGTCCCTCACGTGACGCTGGCGCGTGGGATAGAAAACGGATCGAACGGGTTCAGTCCCGGATCGAACGAATTCGCCCGACATGGCGGGCCGGACGTCGAACGCGAACTGGAGCGGTTGCGGTCGGCCGCCGGCGAGATCCACGTCGAGTGGCAGGTCGACGAACTGGAGTTGTGGGATCCGGAGTTCCGGGAGGCGGCGGGCCGAATTCGGCTGTGATCAGTCGCTCTGGATCCGGGGAGCGAGCATGTAGGTAACCTGACCGAGCCCCTCGGAGAACTCGTAGTGGAGTTTGACCGGGAACTCCTCGCCGAGTTCGACGACGACTTCCGCATCGCCCGGGATCGCCTTGTTCATGTCCTTGAGATAATCGAGCGAGAACAGCGAGTCCGCGGGGCCGACGGTGAGATCGATGAGGTCCTCGGTGGTGAGTTCGAAGTCGACGTCGTCGGTATCGCCCTCCGCTTCGATGTAGAACGCCTCGGTGTTTTCCTCGACACGCAGCCGAATGTGGTCGCTGACCATGTCGGAGGCCTTGATACCCCGGTCGAGCTGTGCTCCCTCGAGAACGATCTCCGC
The Halalkaliarchaeum desulfuricum DNA segment above includes these coding regions:
- the glyS gene encoding glycine--tRNA ligase; this translates as MTDRELSELAKRRGFFFGSNGVYGGTAGFYTFGPQGAALKRNLEDAWRDRFTVRQGNSEIEAPTVMPEAVFEASGHLDGFDDMLVECATCGDSHRADHLIEDATDIEEAESLPVEEIEELIREHELTCPTCGAELAGEPVEEFNLMFETTIGPGSGQAGYLRPETAQGIFVEFPRLKEYARNQLPFGVTQIGPAYRNEISPRRGIIRVREFTQAELEKFVDPERDDPPIGEVEDVKLTLYPIDEQEAEDGDYVDVTVGEAIEDGTIESAWVGYYLGVAKRWFRRIGVDLDRLRFRQHLPGERAHYAADCWDAEAELGGNWIEIAGFSTRSDYDLRKHEDHSGEAFTVFRQYDEPKTVERPTVDPDMSVLGPEFGGDAGAVAAALETLAERDPAAFEAEEVTVEIDGEEYTVDTDVANFEVETVTEAGEHVRPHVIEPSFGVGRIVYTVLEHAYREDEVDGESRTYLALEPGLAPTDVAVFPLVSNDDRLTSLATELSADLRAEGLSVTTDDSGSIGRRYRRQDEIGTPFCVTVDRDGIEGDGRDTVTLRERDTAAQIRLPIDALDEELSALSGGERRFADLENAYESVETDVSRA
- a CDS encoding dolichol kinase; the encoded protein is MSLELGRRAVHATGAGLPALWLLGAPWWTVQTVLAVALVVAFVLEYLRLVVELDHWVYRKLTRPYEDDSVAGYALYMVSMAAVGFIFAPTIAAPGMLMLALGDPVSGMLGSGEVGGWKDPDVLAATFGFCFLLAAPFTVSTAGVAVGALAAAVGALGATVADGTTPVVAGYVVDDNLTIPPAACLGIVVVYFATGVPVEFAVPF
- the uvrB gene encoding excinuclease ABC subunit UvrB, whose product is MSDADTPLSPDRPEVDRSFRVDAPFDPAGDQPDAIEKLVEGYRAGAEKQTLLGVTGSGKTNTVSWVLEELERPTLVLAHNKTLAAQLYEEFKNLFPDNAVEYFVSYYTYYQPEAYVEQTDTYIDKEMSINEEIDRLRHSATRSLLTRDDVIVVASVSAIYGLGDPANYREMALEIEVGETIGREELLAALVDRNYERNDVDLKQGTFRVRGDTVEVFPMYGRYPLRIELWGEEIDRISKVDPLEGTVESREPATLIHPAEHYSIPEDRLERAIEEIEQLRERRVDYFERQGDLVAAQRIDERTTFDLEMLRETGYCSGIENYSVHLSDRDSGEPPYTLLDYFPDDFLTVVDESHQTLPQIRGQFEGDKSRKESLVENGFRLPTAFDNRPLTFEEFEEKTDKTLYVSATPGEYEREHSAQVVEQIVRPTYLVDPAIEIQDATGQVEDLMGRIDDRIDRGERTLVTTLTKRMAEDLTEYLEEAGVDVAYMHDETDTLERHEIVRDLRLGNIDVLVGINLLREGLDIPEVSLVAILDADQEGFLRSETTLVQTMGRAARNVNGEVVLYADEVTDSMESAIEETRRRREIQREYNEKHGHEPTTIEKPVGETNLPGAETDTGGLAGDDVGDAEEATRRIELLEDRMQEAASNLEFELAADIRDRIAELRREFDIGGEEDGDRGVPPEVVPSGDVPTEDAEPE
- a CDS encoding SPFH domain-containing protein — protein: MSATGAPDSLKRAVAFLGVLALGYAVLLGDLLVGVGILFVLFAAITLMSAFEVVEAYERRPLTIFGEYRQVLAPGLHVIPPFVSRTYPFDMRTQTLDVPTQEAITRDNSPVTADAVVYIKVMDAKKAFLEVDDYKKAVSNLAQTTLRAVIGDMELDDTLSRRETINAKIRTELDEPTDEWGIRVESVEVREVNPTREVQRAMEEQTSAERRRRAMILEAQGERRSAVEKAEGDKQSNIIRAQGEKQSQILEAQGDAISTVLRARSAEAMGERAIIERGMETLEAIGQGESTTFVLPQELTSLVGRYGKQLSGADVQEMEALDALEFDAETEKMLGLDDIEAALEELESLEIGGTSGDVPTAEGEARPDEEDIIPDVERS
- a CDS encoding helix-turn-helix transcriptional regulator, which encodes MDWRNRSLVFVLVVSVAVVGLTVAFAGPGIAGPGTTAFDDPFFQTDDADADDILLEADIDENGDAVWTVEYRFLLADEESETAFEELETEIAENETPYVDRFGERMESTVATAEESTGREMSVSDVAVDTYRQTLAREYGVVVYSFTWGGFAAVEDDTILAGDAISGLFLDGDSRFVLAWPDGYEATEVSPEPTRSTPTSATWDGPFDFSSDEPRVTIAATPSEPIDPTDPSETPISSAVIAGVIAIAIVAVTFVYLRRRGGAVDTTGIDEPGDDAAAGAGASDAAAGAGASDAAAGAGASDAAVAAGSEADEDDADRAVPTAPGEELLSPEERVLKLLREHGGRMKQQEVVQEMDWTDARTSQVVGSLREDGKLESFRLGRENVLKLPDEDDQPDRDER
- a CDS encoding DUF7554 family protein translates to MDLRSAIEVETLLKIVLGLVVVWLVLEVLGAVLRITTAFFRLLTPVIGLVIVILIVLWLLDRI
- a CDS encoding 2'-5' RNA ligase family protein is translated as MFSLNVPLPSAVDRLAERLRPELDRFDRIRERRTLVCKRLGVDVLSDPHRPPEKDAALSELRSELRPLVRGTGPFRVEITGIDAFPKPTAGPGPVVYLAVESEPLIRLHWRLVRAFGGVEGIEGDAYVPHVTLARGIENGSNGFSPGSNEFARHGGPDVERELERLRSAAGEIHVEWQVDELELWDPEFREAAGRIRL